From a single bacterium genomic region:
- a CDS encoding flagellar motor protein MotB produces the protein MAKGCDCPEGAPPWMTTYSDLMSLLLCFFVLIVSMSSIHENDFYAGAGSLRGAFGVMNADPSIVKLQNVVMPTLKNVQRSIIDKAVSNMQDFIKSEHLGDDVKVVISDKGVALSVAAPLLFDLGSAELKPESFKVLERVFAICQGWPNIIRVEGHTDNVPVADGSVNLDSNWDLAFNRALSVVNFGIQFAKIHPSRLVPVSYGEFHPVADNATEEGRAKNRRIEIMMEYKKDDPDPFK, from the coding sequence ATGGCCAAAGGCTGTGATTGTCCGGAAGGGGCGCCGCCCTGGATGACGACCTACAGCGACCTGATGTCGCTGCTGCTGTGTTTCTTCGTGCTCATCGTCTCGATGAGCTCGATCCACGAGAACGACTTTTACGCCGGTGCGGGCAGCCTGCGCGGGGCTTTCGGCGTGATGAACGCCGACCCCTCGATAGTCAAGCTGCAGAACGTGGTGATGCCCACGCTTAAAAACGTGCAGCGCTCGATTATCGACAAGGCCGTCTCCAACATGCAGGATTTCATCAAGTCGGAGCATCTGGGAGACGATGTCAAGGTGGTGATCTCGGATAAAGGCGTGGCCCTGTCGGTGGCCGCTCCGCTGCTGTTCGACCTGGGCAGCGCCGAGCTGAAGCCCGAGTCGTTCAAAGTGCTGGAGCGCGTGTTCGCGATCTGCCAGGGCTGGCCCAATATCATCCGGGTTGAGGGGCACACCGACAATGTCCCCGTGGCCGACGGCAGCGTGAACCTGGACTCCAACTGGGACCTGGCTTTCAACCGCGCCCTGAGTGTGGTCAATTTCGGCATCCAGTTTGCCAAGATTCACCCCAGCCGCCTGGTCCCGGTCTCTTACGGCGAGTTCCATCCCGTGGCCGACAACGCCACCGAGGAAGGACGCGCAAAAAACCGGCGCATCGAGATCATGATGGAGTACAAGAAAGACGATCCCGATCCATTCAAATGA
- a CDS encoding MotA/TolQ/ExbB proton channel family protein — translation MDITTIIGLIATTAVMLLTVLSSGSLASFIDIPSIYCTVGGTIAVTVTSYPLNELMLFVGVMRKSIFTKTPPVTETIATLVSFAERARREGILALERHMEEIEDEFLAKGIQLAVDGTEPELMRSILTTELDYMAKRHSLGQAICGTLATYAPAFGMIGTLIGLVLMLQTMSDPATIGPSMAVALITTFYGAIMSNCMFLPIKDKLKRRSEEETLIKEMMIEGILSIQSGDNPRIVEQKLTSFISPKMRRAIVEK, via the coding sequence ATGGACATAACGACAATCATCGGGTTGATCGCAACAACGGCTGTTATGCTGCTAACCGTTCTCTCAAGTGGAAGCCTCGCTTCGTTCATCGACATTCCGTCCATTTACTGCACGGTGGGTGGGACCATTGCGGTGACTGTTACGAGCTATCCGCTCAACGAGCTGATGCTTTTTGTGGGAGTGATGAGGAAATCCATTTTTACCAAGACCCCCCCCGTGACCGAGACCATCGCCACCCTCGTCTCCTTTGCCGAGCGGGCGCGGCGCGAGGGCATCCTGGCCCTGGAGCGGCACATGGAGGAGATCGAGGACGAGTTCCTGGCCAAAGGTATTCAGTTGGCGGTGGACGGCACCGAGCCGGAGCTGATGCGCAGTATCCTGACCACCGAGCTGGATTACATGGCCAAGCGTCACAGCCTGGGCCAGGCGATCTGCGGCACTCTGGCCACCTACGCCCCGGCCTTCGGCATGATCGGCACCCTGATCGGCCTGGTGCTGATGCTCCAGACCATGAGCGACCCGGCCACGATCGGGCCCTCCATGGCCGTGGCCCTGATAACCACTTTCTACGGCGCGATCATGTCCAACTGCATGTTTCTGCCGATCAAGGACAAGCTCAAGCGTCGCTCGGAGGAAGAGACCCTGATCAAGGAAATGATGATCGAGGGCATCCTTTCGATCCAGTCGGGTGACAACCCGCGCATCGTGGAACAGAAACTGACCTCGTTCATCTCGCCCAAGATGCGCCGGGCGATAGTGGAGAAATAA
- a CDS encoding flagellar FlbD family protein, whose product MIEVTRLNGGKIVLNADLIEYVESTPDTIIALTSGKKYIVLEDVAAVVEKVKEYHRQVSPLFGRRPPRIQDDGTLEEA is encoded by the coding sequence ATGATCGAAGTGACAAGGCTCAACGGCGGCAAGATTGTACTCAACGCTGATTTGATCGAGTATGTCGAATCCACGCCCGACACCATCATCGCCCTGACTTCCGGCAAAAAGTACATCGTGCTGGAAGATGTCGCCGCGGTGGTGGAGAAGGTGAAGGAATACCACCGTCAGGTTTCGCCACTGTTCGGTCGCAGACCCCCTCGAATCCAGGACGACGGCACCCTGGAAGAGGCCTGA
- a CDS encoding flagellar hook-basal body complex protein — translation MSLQSTLFTGVSGLQANSIRLSVIGNNIANVNTVGFKSSRANFNEFLVQTISEAKRPIEGSVGGINPVAYGLGVGVSSIDNLFGQGTLEATGVTTDLAIQGDGFFVVRDGQRRLYTRAGAFQFDGDGALVQNSTGYVVQGRLANTGGVIPSGAPIEDILVPLGLTTPAKFSTRVGFKDNLDADSGVLAKTLTTAVPFRIRATGQVASGVTDINDLSQTINQLDEGDRIKINGTNPDGTIVSAVFRYGTGTELLTDGSTVARDGTTLASLVNVVNNAFSGVTASIDPNGNIVLVDDSAGASQTSISLAFEEDARSASVLGNTIQDTFLPESTASIVGPSLNITPYNSETHTGGFRFTADTQGTQFPRQLSIAVGGVDSGRDNVITIGADPNGDGIYENLSEVVDAVNRGINNDLELAGTVAAVATPEGGIRLTTTSPSDFLTIKAVPVGDQTTVTDLGFTSGEQGNGVGQGGLNLTTLKSTNQFRIQINDDPARTVSLAPAVYPDVESLVAGLNAAINSNADLSGEVTATVDFSQGAAAVKFLTNRPAAQISVLRGTQAVPVGGVDIFDALGFNDQNELALDGIPGNEKDFNNISDNGNATSSIALSAFSLTQEGRDAGSHIASITVFDSFGENHNMVVTFNKSTQELPAVESKLISTAYPLMIASQDPSSSPYALQAVDPSTVTSAVTDLWSVNNTDPENPIMGDAQPRAGDLIRITGTNTKGLPISRTVTIEGGVNPTTVQNVLDEINILYESKLSGGNGTGSTASINSRGQIVLTDDEAGSSLSAINITFEDNPDNPRETTPSYPFRLAENFRTLQQGANAIVTDVPGQWNWEVKMTKNETSLTGNQGTVIFNPDGSLQGFSVRDRSATFGFDPNNGADRVELALDMGTIGGFDGLTQFRGSSTAIIANQDGFASGKLSSLEIDEGGQITGVFSNGVTKTLGKIVLGSFNNPGGLIKEGNNNFQESANSGTALIGEAQTNIQGTISSGFLESSNVDTSAEFANMITTQRAFQANARVITSTDTLLQEVVNLTR, via the coding sequence ATGAGCTTGCAGAGTACGCTTTTCACCGGCGTTTCCGGTCTCCAGGCCAACAGCATCCGGCTGAGCGTGATCGGCAACAACATCGCCAATGTCAACACCGTGGGCTTCAAGTCCTCGCGGGCGAATTTCAACGAGTTTCTCGTTCAGACAATCTCCGAGGCCAAGCGCCCGATCGAGGGTTCGGTCGGCGGCATCAACCCGGTGGCCTACGGCCTGGGTGTGGGTGTCTCCAGCATCGACAACCTGTTCGGCCAGGGCACGCTCGAAGCCACCGGAGTCACCACCGACCTGGCGATCCAGGGTGACGGGTTCTTCGTGGTGCGGGACGGCCAGCGCAGGCTCTACACCCGCGCCGGCGCTTTCCAGTTCGACGGTGACGGCGCGCTGGTGCAGAACAGCACCGGCTACGTGGTGCAGGGACGGCTGGCCAACACCGGCGGCGTGATCCCCTCCGGCGCCCCGATCGAGGATATCTTGGTGCCTCTGGGCCTGACCACTCCGGCCAAGTTCTCCACGCGCGTCGGTTTCAAGGACAACCTGGACGCCGACTCCGGCGTGCTGGCCAAGACCCTGACCACCGCGGTGCCGTTCAGAATCCGCGCCACCGGTCAGGTGGCCAGCGGCGTGACCGACATCAACGACCTGTCCCAGACCATCAACCAGTTGGACGAGGGCGACCGGATCAAGATCAACGGCACGAACCCGGACGGTACGATCGTCTCGGCGGTTTTCCGTTACGGCACAGGCACCGAGCTGTTGACAGACGGCTCCACCGTGGCGCGTGACGGGACCACGCTGGCCAGCCTGGTCAATGTGGTCAACAACGCTTTCTCCGGCGTGACCGCCTCGATCGATCCCAACGGCAACATCGTGCTGGTGGACGACTCCGCCGGCGCCAGCCAGACCTCCATCTCGCTGGCCTTCGAGGAAGACGCCCGCAGCGCCTCGGTGCTGGGCAACACGATCCAGGACACTTTCCTGCCCGAGTCCACTGCCTCCATTGTGGGCCCTTCGCTCAATATCACCCCCTATAACAGCGAAACCCATACCGGCGGCTTCCGTTTCACCGCGGATACCCAGGGCACCCAGTTCCCGCGCCAGCTTTCCATCGCCGTGGGTGGCGTGGACAGCGGCCGTGACAACGTGATCACCATCGGCGCCGACCCGAACGGCGACGGGATCTACGAGAACCTGAGCGAAGTGGTGGACGCGGTCAACCGCGGCATCAACAACGATCTCGAGCTGGCCGGCACTGTGGCCGCAGTGGCCACCCCGGAAGGCGGCATCCGCCTGACCACCACCAGCCCCAGCGATTTCTTGACTATCAAAGCCGTGCCCGTCGGCGATCAGACCACGGTGACCGACCTCGGGTTCACCAGCGGGGAGCAGGGCAACGGTGTCGGCCAGGGCGGTCTCAACCTGACCACCTTGAAGTCGACCAACCAGTTCCGGATCCAGATCAATGACGACCCGGCCCGCACGGTCTCTCTCGCTCCGGCGGTCTATCCGGATGTGGAGTCCCTGGTGGCCGGTTTGAACGCGGCGATCAACTCGAACGCCGACCTGAGCGGTGAGGTCACCGCCACGGTCGATTTCAGCCAGGGTGCTGCGGCGGTCAAGTTCCTCACCAACCGTCCCGCGGCGCAGATTTCCGTCCTGCGCGGCACACAGGCGGTGCCGGTCGGCGGCGTTGATATTTTCGACGCCCTGGGCTTCAACGATCAGAACGAGCTGGCCCTGGACGGGATACCCGGCAATGAGAAAGACTTCAACAACATCTCGGACAACGGCAACGCCACCAGCTCCATCGCCCTGTCCGCGTTCTCGCTGACCCAGGAAGGCCGCGATGCCGGCAGCCACATTGCCTCGATCACGGTTTTCGATTCGTTCGGCGAGAACCACAACATGGTGGTCACTTTCAACAAGAGCACCCAGGAACTGCCGGCGGTCGAAAGCAAGCTGATCTCCACCGCCTACCCGCTGATGATTGCGAGCCAGGACCCGAGTTCCAGCCCCTATGCTCTCCAGGCCGTGGATCCCTCGACTGTCACGAGCGCGGTCACCGACCTGTGGAGTGTCAACAACACCGACCCTGAGAACCCGATAATGGGTGACGCTCAGCCGCGCGCCGGCGACCTGATCCGTATCACCGGCACCAACACCAAGGGTCTGCCGATCAGCCGCACGGTGACAATCGAGGGTGGGGTCAATCCGACCACGGTGCAGAACGTGCTGGACGAGATCAACATCCTGTACGAATCCAAGCTGTCTGGCGGCAACGGGACCGGGTCCACGGCCTCGATCAATTCCCGCGGCCAGATCGTTCTGACTGATGACGAGGCCGGGTCTTCCCTCTCCGCGATCAATATCACTTTTGAGGACAACCCGGACAATCCGCGCGAGACCACGCCCAGTTATCCGTTCCGCCTGGCCGAGAATTTCCGCACCCTCCAGCAGGGCGCCAACGCCATCGTGACCGATGTCCCGGGGCAGTGGAACTGGGAAGTCAAGATGACCAAGAACGAGACCTCGCTCACCGGCAACCAGGGCACCGTGATATTCAACCCGGACGGCAGTCTGCAGGGGTTCTCGGTGCGTGACCGCAGCGCCACATTCGGTTTCGATCCCAACAACGGCGCCGACCGCGTCGAGTTGGCCCTGGACATGGGCACCATCGGCGGTTTCGACGGCCTGACGCAGTTCCGCGGCTCCTCGACCGCGATCATAGCCAACCAGGATGGTTTCGCCTCGGGCAAGCTCAGCTCGCTCGAGATCGATGAGGGCGGACAGATTACCGGCGTCTTCTCCAACGGCGTCACCAAGACCCTCGGCAAAATCGTCCTCGGCAGTTTCAACAATCCGGGCGGTCTGATCAAGGAAGGCAACAACAACTTCCAGGAGTCGGCCAACTCGGGCACCGCGCTGATCGGCGAGGCCCAGACCAACATCCAGGGCACCATCTCCAGCGGGTTCCTCGAAAGCTCCAACGTGGACACCTCGGCCGAGTTCGCCAACATGATCACCACCCAGCGCGCTTTCCAGGCCAACGCCAGGGTTATCACCTCCACCGACACACTGCTGCAGGAGGTGGTGAACCTCACCCGCTGA
- a CDS encoding flagellar hook-length control protein FliK, giving the protein MFNCLPVSQIVAPQNAAASAPTSGAAGAEGDSAFREMFGGMLGMSAPASTSSDTQMPSGLGSAVAGSLLAVPVDPVTGSAVLVQADGAQAAQTVAAVVQQLTDSGMQKLTVAIDPASLSSDQLSVLQAAGVSLDAGRTSVTFLVAPEDLQLLTSMLNGQSAPSAVPVVLVGGQDGQVKTTQALLMPAPLAQGAPSADSSAPAASSDLVLQFNSGLLAEVPVEQTGQAAATGGATDESDQDTELPDPADLIEELYSILLAALSLSLQDSSGKTEGTGYQELLQRLRNLVSEAAKLVGADAEVDATELQKNPLTGFGKLLEALEAKLTHKDEENVDKTKPAEDENNEAGKKDEDLHEVLASLVVLCHMLAQFLAGQPDIQSALNGSGEGLDVQSLARSLGALDNLSDQERQAALDSLLTGMTPGQPADKDTKDGSLQTANGLTALLELLRELAGNKSVATQDGAVSGADSGEGDTQSTAAPAAPAAPAAQAETSSAPAAASTDKQRGSLVQTLQELIAVLEKYPPSVEPQAEEKDESKAKPAGQEDKAGTGTENRPFLAAAHAMLDLLVADQPQQAQAAESQDTATQPQLAAPSAEQAAPVLVDLPVADSSGDTPAAPAEASPDAVVKTPAPGLTSQPSTVPSVPDAAAAQQPVEAAQTKAPAVLAAPETAAADPQTAAVPAGKAGAAQPEAVTPGRETPKQAQSTPVAVQTAPEAHKADTPNTTQEKISIPVQLVDSSATTAVKAQASAPHQQAIQAYAGRNAAQSHTAHNQDSRSLAAGQVAANAQALGATVESISSGGQGKRDSESGEGKPGLVKLAATGVQTADSAPEAFRSELSTARPAEAVKEAPSTPAARALNLVNQAEVLEKLSSAARLTTVGGTSEIRIKLEPDSLGSMRVHLSVDDNHGVTARIQVESHEARSIIENSLQRLKDSLAEQGLRVEKFNVDVRQDQGQQQTAGGRDGSWRGQHGSALWNQNGEADSLAPDATEPEDIQSPKNLGYNTVEWVA; this is encoded by the coding sequence ATGTTCAACTGCCTGCCAGTTTCCCAGATCGTGGCGCCGCAGAACGCGGCCGCCAGCGCCCCCACCTCCGGTGCGGCCGGAGCGGAGGGGGACAGCGCTTTCCGCGAGATGTTCGGGGGCATGCTCGGCATGAGCGCCCCGGCCTCCACTTCCTCAGACACACAGATGCCGTCCGGTCTCGGCAGCGCGGTGGCTGGCAGCCTGCTGGCTGTCCCGGTCGACCCGGTGACAGGCTCCGCCGTGCTGGTCCAGGCCGACGGCGCGCAGGCCGCCCAGACCGTCGCGGCGGTCGTGCAGCAGTTGACCGACTCCGGCATGCAGAAATTAACCGTGGCCATCGACCCGGCCAGCCTCAGCAGCGACCAGCTGTCCGTGCTTCAGGCCGCCGGGGTTTCGCTGGATGCGGGCCGCACCTCGGTCACATTCCTGGTCGCGCCCGAGGACCTCCAGCTTCTCACCTCGATGCTGAACGGCCAGAGCGCGCCCTCGGCCGTGCCGGTGGTGCTGGTCGGCGGGCAGGACGGCCAGGTGAAAACGACCCAGGCCCTGCTGATGCCGGCTCCGCTGGCGCAGGGCGCGCCGTCCGCTGATAGCTCCGCCCCCGCCGCCTCTTCCGACCTGGTCCTGCAGTTCAACTCCGGCCTTCTGGCCGAGGTCCCGGTAGAGCAGACCGGCCAGGCCGCCGCCACCGGCGGCGCCACGGACGAGTCGGACCAGGACACCGAGCTGCCCGACCCGGCCGACCTTATCGAGGAATTGTACAGCATCCTTCTGGCCGCGCTCAGCCTGAGCCTGCAGGACAGCTCCGGCAAGACAGAGGGCACGGGCTACCAGGAGTTGCTCCAGCGTCTGCGCAACCTGGTCTCCGAGGCCGCCAAGCTGGTCGGCGCGGACGCCGAGGTGGATGCCACCGAGCTGCAGAAAAACCCGCTGACGGGTTTCGGGAAACTGTTGGAGGCTCTGGAGGCCAAGCTGACCCACAAGGATGAGGAAAATGTCGACAAGACCAAGCCCGCCGAGGATGAGAACAACGAGGCGGGCAAGAAGGACGAGGACTTGCATGAGGTCCTGGCCTCGCTGGTCGTGCTCTGCCATATGCTCGCCCAGTTCCTGGCCGGACAGCCCGACATACAATCCGCGCTGAACGGCTCCGGCGAGGGCCTGGATGTCCAGTCCCTGGCCCGCAGCCTGGGCGCCCTGGACAACCTTTCCGACCAGGAGCGTCAGGCCGCCCTCGATTCCCTTCTTACCGGAATGACCCCCGGCCAGCCCGCCGATAAAGATACAAAGGATGGTTCTTTACAGACGGCAAACGGCTTGACCGCTCTTCTCGAACTGCTGCGCGAGCTGGCCGGGAACAAATCTGTAGCTACGCAGGATGGGGCTGTCTCGGGTGCGGACAGCGGCGAGGGCGACACCCAGTCCACAGCCGCCCCGGCTGCTCCGGCCGCTCCGGCCGCCCAGGCCGAAACGTCCTCCGCTCCGGCCGCGGCCTCCACGGACAAGCAGCGCGGCTCGCTGGTACAGACACTGCAGGAACTGATCGCCGTCCTGGAGAAATACCCGCCTTCGGTGGAACCGCAGGCTGAGGAAAAGGACGAGTCCAAGGCTAAACCCGCCGGTCAGGAAGACAAGGCCGGGACCGGCACCGAGAACCGCCCGTTCCTGGCGGCCGCCCACGCCATGCTCGATCTCCTGGTCGCGGACCAGCCGCAGCAGGCCCAGGCCGCGGAGAGTCAGGACACCGCAACGCAGCCCCAGCTTGCCGCCCCGTCAGCAGAACAGGCCGCTCCGGTTCTGGTCGACCTGCCGGTTGCGGACAGCAGCGGCGATACCCCTGCGGCGCCAGCCGAGGCCTCCCCGGACGCGGTTGTGAAAACGCCCGCCCCGGGACTGACTTCCCAGCCTTCGACCGTGCCGTCGGTACCGGACGCAGCCGCGGCCCAGCAGCCGGTTGAGGCCGCTCAGACGAAGGCCCCGGCCGTGCTGGCCGCTCCCGAGACCGCGGCCGCCGATCCGCAGACTGCCGCCGTCCCCGCCGGCAAGGCCGGCGCCGCTCAGCCCGAGGCCGTGACCCCAGGCCGTGAAACCCCGAAACAAGCCCAGTCCACTCCGGTCGCCGTACAGACCGCTCCGGAGGCGCATAAGGCGGACACTCCGAATACAACTCAGGAAAAGATTTCGATCCCGGTGCAACTGGTCGATTCCAGCGCCACGACCGCGGTGAAGGCCCAGGCCTCGGCCCCGCACCAGCAGGCCATCCAGGCCTATGCCGGACGAAACGCCGCGCAGAGCCACACCGCGCACAATCAGGACTCCCGCTCCCTGGCCGCCGGCCAGGTGGCCGCGAACGCCCAGGCCCTGGGGGCGACAGTCGAGTCCATCTCCAGCGGCGGGCAGGGAAAGCGTGACAGTGAGTCCGGCGAGGGCAAACCGGGGTTGGTCAAGCTCGCCGCCACCGGTGTTCAGACCGCCGACTCCGCGCCGGAGGCTTTCCGCAGCGAGCTGAGCACGGCCCGTCCGGCTGAGGCTGTGAAAGAAGCCCCGTCCACTCCGGCCGCGCGCGCCCTCAACCTGGTCAACCAGGCCGAGGTGCTGGAAAAGCTTTCCTCCGCCGCCCGCCTGACCACTGTCGGCGGCACGAGCGAGATACGGATCAAGCTGGAGCCCGACAGCCTGGGCAGCATGCGGGTGCACCTGAGCGTGGACGACAACCACGGTGTGACCGCCCGGATCCAGGTGGAAAGCCACGAGGCCCGCTCGATCATCGAGAACAGCCTGCAGCGGCTGAAAGATTCGCTGGCCGAGCAGGGCCTGCGGGTGGAGAAATTCAACGTGGACGTGCGCCAGGACCAGGGCCAGCAGCAGACCGCCGGCGGGCGGGACGGGTCGTGGCGCGGCCAGCACGGCTCCGCCCTCTGGAACCAGAACGGGGAAGCGGACAGCCTCGCGCCGGATGCAACCGAACCTGAAGATATACAGTCGCCGAAAAATCTCGGCTACAATACGGTGGAATGGGTGGCCTGA
- a CDS encoding BamA/TamA family outer membrane protein produces the protein MSSFPLVRRLRFVPWLALLLLLTVCQSPALAQWKFGHIVLEGNSQIGAAEIMRLMTSREGKPYAEWKLDEDRAAILSLYRSRGFLQAEVADFEKDIEVDRQSVNLRVMVDEGLQTILHKIDITGNTIFSEQELLGLQEITLGLPLDARRLALLKQKILSRYYQFGYLYVEVEERFYFPSGNRQAEVYFDIHEGVQVRVDSIRIQGNQRVGSAVILRGMELKPGDIYTDDKMSRSKSNLYRIGVLRDIRHELVGYDSRSERIVVAITVTEGEFHSTSFGGGVGDVDGLRGFMEWSHYNLFRRALSLTVANRETYQAFQKDPTYKYSSSSSLTLRQPYFLNSRIEASTTGLFEKVSYRHHEEEKTGINFLLRNMVTLQREISLLMELNSRNIFAVDTLDADKSIIDNRGRRITQLVSPVIMLDRRNDRFNPSRGYQVVMKSTLAGGPFLLGAINYYMLSFEGTLLHPLISWRNRQPLVLAARLKTGVVREFGGTTSVPPTEQFNIGGGRSLRGYGELSIGPIADRDMPGNVLLLTNLELRYPLWRDLGGVAFLDAANVFRELYFDSRFHLLTSGGVGLRYRTPVGPIRVDAAWRLNGMRQPAGGGKDWGSVHFGIGHAF, from the coding sequence ATGAGTTCCTTTCCCCTGGTCCGGCGGTTGCGGTTTGTCCCCTGGCTCGCCCTGCTCCTGCTGCTGACGGTGTGTCAGAGCCCGGCGCTGGCCCAGTGGAAATTCGGGCACATAGTGCTCGAGGGCAACTCGCAGATCGGCGCCGCCGAGATTATGCGGCTGATGACCTCGCGCGAGGGCAAGCCCTACGCCGAGTGGAAGCTGGACGAGGACCGGGCGGCAATCCTGTCCCTGTACCGCAGCCGCGGCTTCCTGCAGGCCGAGGTGGCCGATTTCGAGAAGGACATCGAGGTCGACCGCCAGAGCGTCAACCTGCGGGTGATGGTCGATGAGGGCCTGCAAACCATCCTGCACAAGATCGATATCACCGGCAACACGATATTTTCGGAGCAAGAGCTGCTCGGCCTGCAGGAAATCACCCTCGGCCTGCCCTTAGACGCCCGCCGGCTGGCCCTGCTCAAGCAAAAAATCCTGAGCCGCTATTACCAGTTCGGCTACCTGTACGTGGAGGTGGAGGAACGTTTCTATTTCCCCTCCGGCAACCGTCAGGCCGAGGTGTATTTCGATATCCACGAGGGGGTCCAGGTGCGGGTGGACAGCATCCGCATCCAGGGCAACCAGCGGGTCGGCAGCGCCGTGATCCTCCGCGGCATGGAGCTCAAGCCGGGCGACATCTACACGGATGACAAGATGAGCCGCAGCAAGTCGAACCTCTACCGGATCGGCGTTCTGCGCGACATCCGTCACGAGCTCGTGGGCTACGACAGCCGCTCCGAGCGTATCGTGGTGGCGATCACCGTCACCGAGGGCGAGTTCCACTCCACCAGCTTCGGCGGCGGTGTGGGCGATGTGGACGGCCTGCGGGGTTTCATGGAGTGGAGCCACTACAACCTGTTCCGGCGCGCCCTCAGCCTGACCGTGGCCAACCGTGAGACCTACCAGGCGTTCCAGAAAGACCCGACCTACAAGTACTCCTCCTCCTCCTCGCTCACCCTGCGCCAGCCCTATTTCCTGAACTCGCGGATCGAGGCCAGCACCACGGGGCTGTTCGAGAAAGTCTCCTACCGTCATCATGAAGAAGAGAAAACCGGGATCAATTTCCTGCTGCGCAACATGGTCACCCTGCAACGGGAGATAAGCCTGCTGATGGAGCTCAACAGCCGCAACATCTTTGCCGTGGACACGCTGGACGCCGACAAGAGCATCATCGACAACCGCGGCCGGCGGATCACCCAGCTGGTTTCGCCTGTGATCATGCTCGACCGCCGCAACGACCGGTTCAACCCCAGCCGGGGCTACCAGGTGGTGATGAAGAGCACCCTGGCGGGCGGCCCGTTTCTGCTGGGAGCTATCAATTACTATATGCTGAGTTTCGAGGGCACGCTGCTGCACCCGCTGATCTCCTGGCGCAACCGTCAGCCCCTGGTGCTGGCGGCCCGGCTCAAGACCGGCGTGGTGCGGGAGTTCGGCGGGACCACCTCGGTGCCGCCCACCGAGCAGTTCAACATCGGCGGCGGGCGGAGCCTGCGCGGCTACGGCGAGCTGTCGATCGGCCCCATCGCCGACCGTGACATGCCGGGCAACGTGCTGTTGCTGACCAACCTGGAGCTGCGCTACCCGCTCTGGCGCGACCTGGGCGGAGTGGCGTTCCTGGACGCGGCCAACGTGTTCCGCGAGCTGTATTTCGATTCGCGTTTCCACCTTCTCACCTCCGGCGGAGTGGGCCTGCGTTACCGCACGCCCGTGGGCCCGATCCGGGTGGACGCGGCCTGGCGCCTGAACGGCATGCGCCAGCCGGCCGGCGGTGGCAAGGACTGGGGCTCGGTGCATTTCGGGATCGGCCACGCTTTCTGA